The Coffea arabica cultivar ET-39 chromosome 6e, Coffea Arabica ET-39 HiFi, whole genome shotgun sequence genome contains the following window.
gggtttaaaaaataaaaaaaaactcgtgtatttgtttcctttattttttccttAGTTACAGGTCCATGGTGGCCAATTGCTATGCCTCCACTCCATGCCATAGCCACCTGTTTCCTATACTTCTTTTGTCTCTCGGCCTGCTATCTGCCGTATTTCTTCAGTCCGGTCCAAAGATGAGCGATTTCCTAATCCCCACTCATGTCTCAGTTAAGTCTCTCCACTTCTCCACAAATTCTTCATTGCTGCTACCCGCAAATTATCTCTTTCTTTAGGGGTGtaaatcgaaatcgaaatcggtaattcggaactttgaaatcggaattttttgaaattttggtatcagaattttcgaccgatttcgatttcgaattcaccaatttcgaattcgaattcgttctgaattcaattcggaattcggtaaattccgatttcaccaaattcatgaatataaaaattattattattattatattacatatatataaatattatattatatatctatgtgtgaaaatgaaattgaaatcgaaataggaatttcgatttcaccgaattcatgaatataaaaattattattataatacaaatgttatattatattatatatatatatatatatatgaaaaaacagatttgaaatcgaaatagaaTTCCGAATTCtgattttgatttcaatttcgaattgtgaattcgaaatcggataTTCCGATTTCCATttcgaattaccgaattcgaaattctgaattcaattcgaattcggtcggtaaatcggaattttttgattttgcacACCCTATCTTTCTTGccctgctttttttttttctttctttctcacgTCTATTTATTTCCACAGCTTTAACAGTAAGTGTGTTTTTCCAACCTTCGTACTGCTACCAGGATGGAAATTGCTGTAGTCTCCATTTTTTTGTCTAGATCTTCTATAGAAAGGTTCCCACAAGGAGAGTACTGGGTACACCTGTTGCATTACAAAGACGCACTTGACCGGACTCGGGGCACCTGCAACCGTCCCTGTCAATTTTAGTCATTATCAACTGCACGTAACTTTCTTTGTATatcgtgtaacttttttttcacaggatgtattttcacaacagatagTGATGGACCGCACACTTGACgcgaaaatcgagttacatggTGTAATTTCAAccgcacaaaattttgagggccAATCTTGACCCTTAAccgtgcagggacggtcatactGATGACCGTCCTGCCCCAAATCCCACTTGACATGCCCTTCATTTTCCCTGCCACAATTATGAGAGAGGAGCCAATACAGTTGGAGTCTAGTAAGGTTCAGTCGATTGTTGTACTCTTTGCATTATTTGATGTATATAATTACGTTACATTATTTACATTattgtattcaaataaaagtgatgtaaataaatatatattaaaatttgaaatatgtCCAAAAATACAGGACTGAATCCTTGTACCGTCAGATTTATTCTGTCCGAAGGTCCTCCATCACGTCAAATCGTATGACCCACATCAATTCTGGACACTTTTGTCATTGATTAAGAATTTTCCAGCCAAGACTTAAAGTCGCTGACGCGTACAAACATGTGGAAAGTTGTTCTTCGGCCGAAATTTGCACAGgacaaattaatgacttgtggaaGAATGCCCTTTCAGAGCTTTGGAAAGACGTGCTAAGCCATCGGCAAAATTTTAGTTGTTCCTAATATATGAAAATATCCAATATTTCTCGAGTCCTGTATTACATTTGGTTTTAATTTTGATTGAGATTACGAGTTTCATGTAATTATCTTGGTTTGGGCGGAAATTATCCCAGAATAATTGTATGAAGTAATGGACATTCTTGACAAGAAGTCTGGAACTAAATGATTAAATCCCAAATGAATGAGCTCACCCCACCTTTATCCGGAATAATCAGGGTAATATATCCAACAGACTTCTACTCCCGAACAgcatattttttccttttattcttttttttaatagcaAAATTACAGACTCAAATGTTCTGGCCTGTAATTTAAGTAATTTTCAATATTAGTCAATTGTCCTTTTCAACACAATTTGCACTTCCCTAGATCTTGGGCAGATGCATGTGTATGTTCTCTGATGTTTGCCTAAGATTTACATTCGTTTTCTGGTCATCAATTAAAGCCGCTTACGTGTATAAACGCGTGGAAAGTTTTTCTTCTGCCGAAATTTGCAAAAAGACAAACTAACGACTTGGAGAACTTTTGACACCTCAATCAATGATGTAAGTGAGCTACCATAAGAACGTGACCTTAGCAATATTCTTTACTTACGTCACAAAATTTGTCTCTGGAAGAAgtcaagaaaaaatgaaaaaattcgcATGACTAATAAATTAACTTTTGGTTGTGTTTGGACAGGAGATTTAACGGAGGAtttaaaatttctttaaaatttctCTACATTGTTTGGATTATTAGAGAGGTATTTTGAGTTTATAATTTACCAATTATTTGAACACATTTAAACATTGaaataattgatgaattacaaatCTAAATACTTTCCAAATTATTTAACAATCTAAAGGAAATTGACAGCATTTTAATGCTCTGATTAGTACCCCAGTTTTTACATGTTCTTAATGGACAAGGTTTTATTATAACTTTAGTTATGATAACTTATTAAAATACCCCAAACTATAcattaaaatgtaaaaaatgcACCTCAAACTATAACAAACACGcaattctttttctctttcaccaTCACCCTCTCTCACAATCATCTCCTCCCACCGCTACTGCCCCTACCGCTTTTCCCCTAACTTCCACCATTACCACCTCCCCTTTCCCTCTCTACTCCCCTCTCTTCCTCCCCCATTCCACCTCCCCTCCCTCTTTCCCCACTAGCTCTTCTCCCTTCTCTTGTCACCCCTCTCTCCTCTTCCTCTTCCATTTCCCTTTCCTCCCCCATCCCCCTCTTTCTCTATCACCCCCTTCCTTCCTTTCCCCTCCTTTTCCGCCACCTCTTTGGTTATTTGTCATTTGCAACTAAAGAAAACGATAAAGTAGTAAATTTTATTTAGAGAGATTTATTGATAAGTTAGTTTCTTTTTCTATCTAAAGAAAATGTTAAAGTAAAATATTCACTTAGACCAACTTAGAATATAGTGATTTAAAGATTTGAACTAAACAAACTAATAACTTCGCCTTTCGCCCCAATATTTCTGTCACACTTTGGGAATTTCATATATTTTTAACAGTGCCTAGATTTCAAAAGATTGTGGATTACGTTACAAGGATGACGTGCTTGAACTTGCTATGCAGCCTAATCCATTTAAAGTAGGATAGAGTGGTGACAGGATTGTGGGGTCCATTCCTATGAAATATCCTCATTTCTCAGGCTATTTTAGAAAAAGTGTAATGCACGAATCTTGCTGCTTCTAACTGCACTCACACGCCATTAAATGGGACTTTGGGCCACTAAAAGACAAGAGTTTAGTTGTTAGATTTAAGGACATCAATCGAAATGGGTGAAAgtttttagggataattgcagaaaccttccctgaggtttctgacatttgcactgacctcccctatcaATTTTGAAATTACATTAACCTCCCCTAAAAAAAGTTGAAACTAATTAAAAAGGTAAAAGTGTGTGAAATTACTAGAGTACCCCTATTGGATTTGACTTTACCAGATGAAAGGTTTGAGTACTTTCATCAAAACTAACGTTTAATTTGttaaacaaattaaattaatcaaactatttctgcatagttaaattaattaactaattatctaattaactattttttattttatctaattaactaattatctaattaattaattatctaattaactaattaactaatcaaactatttcttCATAGTTAAActaataactaattatctaattgtcaatagttattaactaatcaaactatttctgcatagttaaactaattaactattaactaattaactaattattttattaattaattaactaattaactaatttctatttatctaattaactaattaaataattatctaattaactaaagctgttgtctgtccgaaactaacaaactatttgcatgttaaactaattaactaattaactgctaactaattatctaattaattaattaactaatttttgtttatctaattaactaattgtttaattatctaattaactaaagctgttgtctatccgaaactaataaactatttgcatgttaaactaattaactaattaactgcttaactaattaactaactaattatctaattaattaattaactaattaactaatttctatttatctaatttactaattatctaattaactaattaactaaaactGCTGTTTGtctgaaactaacaaactatttgcatgttaaactaattaactaattaactgcttaactaattaactaactaactgATTAACAGATTATTTGTatgttaaactatatgcagtacgcattatctatttaaagtatcagctctttatgggtattttactttcaaacatttaatttacgataaaaatatcaatatttgtaagtaaaattcaaaaagtgttacaaaaaatatcaatattcttactttcaaatatttaatttatggccCTATGCCCCTccctttttgtaagaatattactgtaacactttttgaattttacttacaaacattgatgtttttatcataaattaaatgtttgaaagtaaaatacccataaagagccgatactttaaataggttaTGCGTACTGCATacagtttaacatgcaaatagtctgTTAatcagttaattagttaattagttaattagttaagcagttaattagtttaacatacaaatagtttgttagtttcagacagacaacaactttagttaattagataattagttaattagttaatagttaattagataattagttaatagttaattggcttaactattaactaattagataattagttaagcaattgtcaagcaaataataattgtcaagcaagatgagggcaaaattggaagaaatattttatctcacttctacaaataattttttaatgggACATCAAACTGTCAGGGAGGTTTCTACAACGAATTGTTACTGTTCAGGGGAGGTGAATGCAATTTCTAAACCtagaggggaggtcagtgcaaatgtcagaaatttcaggggaggtttctgtaATTATCCCAAGTTTTTATTGCCTCTTTGGATAAGTGACGCTAATTTTGAGACAGATCCAAAAGAAAAGCATAATCTTTTAGTACGATGGAGGAAGTATTAGATAATATtaattgaattaattaaagagtaaaataatttaaaattcttagAAAATCACACATGTCATGTTATTGAAAGTCTTTGAGAAGAAATGGACTGGTGAATAGTATGTTGTATAAATACCTCTCCTCATTGGTGTGCTTTGTTTCACCATCTCAATATCATTCATCACTTTCTTCCAAggtccatctttcttcttcttccttataGCCaaaggagagagaaagaaaggagaaaCCTTCCTTGTAGCCAaacgagaaagaaagaaagaagaaaccaTGGATGACATAGATGTTCTATGCAACGATTATTGGGAAAATATGATCCTCCAAACTGAACAActaggaaggtaaattttttggTTACAAGAGTTCCATTCTCATCCTTTCATGCTTACTTTCCCCAACTCTTGTTTAGACGTTTGATAGTATTTTGATGACTTTGATTTTTATCGTTCCCGagcaattatttatttaaataaaaaCTTAGCAATGAATGATGAGCCGGATTGATTAATTAGTTGAAACGGTGTCTTGTGTAGGaattttgatgaatcattttcattttatgattCAAGCTCTCCTGACGGAGCACAATCATCAGCAGCATCAAAGAACATCGAGTCGGAgaggaagaggaggaagaaACTGACTGAAACGCTCCATGCACTTAGAGCTGTAGTCCCCAATATCAGTAAGGTGAGGACTGAAGACTCAGGATCCCTATGATATATATTGccaaaattgcttttttttttttttttaatgattgcCACCACTAGgaataaactaaaaatgaatCATGAATTGATGTTTGATCAGATGGACAAGGCTTCCATTATTAAGGATGCCATAGGCTACATACAAGAATTGCATAATCAAGAGAGAATGATTCAAGCTGAAATATCAGAATTGGAGTCAAAGAGGAGGATATTTCCAGATTTTGATCAAGAAATAAGCTATAATTCCAAGCCAAAGAGATCAAGATTTGAGCAGACCTGTGATTCTTCAGAGTCTAGATCATCTCCCATTGAAGTTCTTGAGGTTGGTTTATGACTTTATTCCTCTCTccgtctctctctttctcccccACTGTCATTtgtttttattaatggggtccATAAGATTTTAATTAACTACAAGACAATCCCATGTTTTcgatttattcattttttgttcTAGATATATGTGAGTTATTATTTGTCTTTAGGTCATTGATATATGGACCCTTCAAAAATCAATTTACAGTTTAGTGTATCTCACATGGGAGAGAAGACTATTGTAGTTAGCCTCACATGCAGTAAAAGAACGGATACAATGGTGAAGATCTGTGAAGTTTTTGAATCCTTGAATCTCAAAATCATTACAGCCAACATCATTGCATTTTCCGACAGACTTCTAAAGACATTATTCTTAGAGGTACATTTTTCTTTCacttaattcaatttttttttccgttgTAAATCTGAAGTTTATGCTCCCAAAGGGAGATATTTCAAGAATAAAGTAATAAAGATCAAGTAATATTTTATcgagaaaaaaattaattttggagGGTGCAAACAATTTTGCAATCTAGTCCCATTTAGGAGAAAGTCATAAGACCCTACTCTTTTTTTCtccctattttttttctttttattttgtgcAAAGATGTAGCATTATCTGAGAATACGGCAAGAAGGCATAGATTGCAATGTCTTACCAGAAGTGTAGGTACGGAGGATATGACTTTGTACAATGACGTTACCATGCAAATTTTGTTCTCTAGGAATGATACAAACAATCTTAATAAAAGCACAAAACTAATGATAAATTGTCAACTTGTTGTTTCTTTTCtataaaaatgataaaagttggatgcaattttttttccagaaattgCAAATTTAGACCCctaagagatggacaaatcttaACACAGTACGTAATACTTGGTTCTTTGATAAAACTTGGTCCTACTCAAGAAATAGAGAAccaaaatttttgtatttttctggAAGCAACAAAGAACTTTTGTTACCTTTTTGGAGTTTTCTGTTAGGTCTTGGACTCACGTCCAAACCGACAAGTAATCGGAAATTTTTAGCCTGGTCAAAAGTCTGATTACCTGTCGGTTTTAACATGTTCGACCAGTTTTTAACTGAATCTGGCTGGTTTAAATAACTTTTCGAGTTGATTAGTCAACCGGACCGATATCATGATGAGTTCAAGGTTCAAGCACCAATCCAGTGTTGTTTTCAAAACACTAGCCGTAGCGGTAATAAcctttaaaatatattattaggaaaaatcattgaaaatatcaatcacatttcGTCAAAGAATATTTTGGTCCTTTACTTTTAAAACAGTAAATTTATGTCTCttacaaattaaaattaaaaaatttggttCCAATATAAATTTGCGACCACTTTTTAGCCTGAAATCACTACGTGATCCATACagttttttttatatacaaaaatgttaaattccacccttttaatggtaaaaacgaATTGAAGAATACAGGTGGACCCATGTGTCATTTTAAATCTTCTTTATCAATTATAAAATTCGCAAATTACTTCTCTCATTTTTAGTATTGTTTTCATACTCTCAAATCACCTGTAGTTAatttttttgtatgatattcattaagagaaaaggaaaaatcatttaaaacgtTTTCCACATTTCATCAAATAAGTTTTTTCGTCCTTCCCtattaaaatagtaaatttactTCCATTACAAAATTAAATCGGTAAAATTTGGTTCCAACCTAAATTTTCAACCACTTTTTATCCTGAATCTATCACATAATCTCATATAGTCACTTTTTTAGGAAGAAGGGTAGATTTCTGCcatgcttggattgcttgtttccgtcggaaaatattgtcgttttccgtgatcacatttccctatcacctttttccctcacatatatcaaatcgctacagtaatttttccatgaaaaatgacggaaaatgcaatccaatatatgtgagggaaaaaggtgatagggaaatgtgatcacggaaaacgacaatattttccgacggaaacaagcaatccaagcatgGCAGAAATCTACCCTTCTTCCTAAAAAAGTGACTATATGAGATTATGTGATAGATTCAGGATAAAAAGTGGTTGAAAATTTAGGTTGGAACCAAATTTTACCGATTTAATTTTGTAATGGAagtaaatttactattttaataGGGAAGGACGAAAAAACTTATTTGATGAAATGTGGAAAacgttttaaatgatttttccttttctcttaatgaatatcatacaaaaaaatTAACTACAGGTGATTTGAGAGTATGAAAACAATACTAAAAATGAGAGAAGTAATTTGCGAATTTTATAATTGATAAAGAAGATTTAAAATGACACATGGGTCCACCTGTATTcttcaattcaattttttttttaatttaatgatCACAATACCCTTCACAATTTTTAACCACCtgtcctttttaaaatttcgtGCTAATTTATGGCCTCCTCAATGGCGATTGGTGTTATTAATTATCTGAATATCCAAGTGTTTCCTAGGGAGCGATTTCTGCAATTCTGCCCTGTTCCTGACGTCTAGCAAGAAGAAAACTGTACCGCTTTCTTTCCATTTCGTTATTTAATATGGTCAAACAGCAGCTGCATGGCATGGCGAATGCCAAACACATTTAATATTTGTGACTTGTGAGGATTTCAACCTTATCTCATGTCTCCTGCACCTGTCACGTCAGGCAGAATACTTATACTAACCTAATTATTATATTAATTacagaacaagaaaaaatatatataaggaGAATGTTAATATCAAACCATTTTATGTAAACTTATGCAAAATAACTTGTATTAAATGTTTTGAAATGGTAGTTGTAAAAGGATTTTTCCTCCAGTGGGCATTTTTTGTGTAATTAATTTTCACCTAAAATTCACTAACATAATGTCTTGCATGTAGACACTTTCTTAgctttaattttatatttaagaAATACGCTTGAGAGCCTTCTTTATAAGCCTCTATTAAGGCCCGCTATCATTTTCAGAGTTCAAATTCTGCAATTGGCAGTTGAAAATAGAAATGGTATGAAGAGAAATGGGAgagtaaattaaaaataaaaacaattgtCGAACAAATCGTTAAATAATATAAGTATTTCTTTCTAACTGTAGTCCAGGCTTTTTAATGCGTGATGTGCAAGAGTATCAGTGAAATCTTCAGCTGAAATATGGAGACAAACGTGcgcatttggaaaaaaaaattttatttcttcagTGTTACTATACGAAAATAAAAGACATTAGGATTCTTCGATCTACTGCTATCAGCAGTActgcttctctctctctttttctctctctatatatatatgtatatatttctGCTAATACTAATTATCAGATATTCTCTTTTCCTTTCACCTTTTACAGGCTAATGAGGAAGAAAAAGATGTGAAGATAAAAATCCAAACTGCAATTGCAGCTTTAAAATGATCCAGATTGCCCTATGAGCAAGTGAAGAGAAAGAATGAGGCTCAGCATTGTGAATTATCCAATTGCAGCTATTCATTATTCTTGCAAATAGTGACCTTTGGATAGCTcattatttggaaaattttatttgattgtatcgtaaataaatttttcaattatctttttatttttttttcaatcatatTTTCATTTCACATAtgtcatataaaaaaaaagtgctataatatattttcaaaaaattatttcaaataatcttctatccaaacacactgaAATTAACTTTCTTCTTGTCAAGTGTTTTTTTCTACTGCGGTAATTAGGCTGTAATTTACTTCCCTTTCAAGAAGATGATTCGAATAAATAACGTGCTTTGGTTTTTGAATGATCTTTCTTTGTCTCtcttgtgtgtatatatgttacacaagttttatgaaggTCTGATCTTTCTACTATTTGGTTGTTTAGACCAAAGCATCAAGATCTATTAGTTTCTTCTCCCACTTCAATAATCTTGGGCATTTTACATCGACCTCCTGCAGGGATTCTTAAAAGATATGTTGAGTTTtacaatttttattattttttaagacATTACAACTAACTCACAGCAGTGATACCAATACAAGTAACTTCACGTTATCAATATTACAAATTAATCTACAAATCTAAAGTTGTAATATGGACTTGGATAGAAATTTAAATGTTATAatatgtaaatttgaaatttctagCCTTCTTTGAGAATTAGTGTTTTCGCAAAAGTAACTACCATTTTACTAGCACACTAAAATGCAATGGCTGTCTACTAAAGAAATGCAAGAACTATCCGATTTTTACAGGTTGGGTCAGCATTTTGAAGTGGATCCAAAATTCGATCACAAAATGAACGTGTTAAGTAATAAAATGTTGGATTTCCCCTGCCCCCTTCCCCagccgccccccccccccccaaaaaaaaaaaacacaaaaaaaaggagCCCATTTCAATTATAAAAACTATCGTCAATACCAAATCAGGTTCTAAGGGGTGATAAGTGCCAAAATGACCACTttggtttttcaaaaatttccagctcaaaaACTACCATCTTGAACTACCATTCTCATTTGCCAATTGATTTTGTAACGGAGCTCCAAATCTTTAGATATCAACGATTAGAGTGTTATGACTTTGCTATTTTTAAAAAGCTAACTATCAATTGGTTCCTGATTTCCCTGTATATATTGTAGATTAGCAACTTAAGgtaaaaatactcaaaatttACTTCCATGCATCTCATTCAAAAATAGACTCCCTTGACTTGGGAACTCATAAGAAACAGCCCTGACAAAGAGACCTCAAAAGGGAAACAGGAAACTCTAGGTTACCAAGCTACTTCTTGGGTGCACTTTCAAGCGGATTTTGAACGAAATCGAGGGTTTCTAGCATTGTTCCAAGACTAATAACACTTTAAGAAATTATTGCCCCTGAATTGGTTCATAAAGGCCCCACTCCATCAATTAGATGGGGCTTTTCTTTTGCATTAAATCACCAGAAAAAGGATTCACTGATGACTATGGTGATTTTAATGGGTggctttctttttattcttgTATACAtgttcttttgttttggattgCGCCCTTGCCAATCAAAATTATATTTGATTTTTTCGACAAAGTAAATCAATCAACTAAATTAGATAAATTTAAGAAAGTTGTACAAAATTGATCCACTTATGTACGTATTGTGATTTGATATGAAGAAAGAAATGTGGGTTGTATGAAAGCtttaaatgaaaaaagaaaacaaatcaaTGGTAAATTCTATAGATGTGTTTTGCCACCATAAAAGGAGTTGGACCAAAGTTGTGGTCTCATCTTATCTATGGTTAGATTTCAATTCGATCTGCAGAAACCTTTTATATCAGTTGCGTTCTCCCTCAGATATTGCTGACGGTTTTACGTCATAAATGAGGTTTGATTCCCTTCAAGTCCTTGAACTTCTAACCTCTTGCAGAAAAGTACACCGTGACTGCAAATGCCTGACATAATTTTCATAACATATTTACTTGTTTCATTCGAGTTCAATCACTTAAAAGTATTTTTGGATAATAAAAGCACTTTTAATGTATTTGGTGAGCATGATTCCTTAAATTTAGAAGTAGAATTTTTGGTCATTAAAGCACTTCTAacataaattcaaaattattgcTTTTAGAGTAACTtttgtatttcaaaaaaataaaaaaaaattgacaattttattataaattttgaactaaatgaagagataaatatgttttaaaaatttaaaattacacattatcaaataaaaaaagtaCTTATATAAGTATGTGTACCCAAACAATATGATTAAACACTTAATAAGTATTTTAATCAAAATCTCTACTAATTGAAGTGTTTATTGATAAGCCACTGCAATTATAAACAGGCTCTTAGTATATTGTCAACTGAAAGAGTGGAATTAGCGTCATGTGTATATATTTCTCTGGGACTTACAAAATGACCCTAAAATCAGTATTTTAATCTTCTAATATAAGGCTGGTGAACTTTGGGCACTTTCTTTGGCTCTCTTTCGCGTGAGCCTTCTAGTTGGAATTAGGGTTTTACAACCAAATTCTATGATAAGTATTTGAGAATTTTGTTGAGTGGTTATGGGAGATGCTGTGAATTTTTTAACCAGAATGGCGGCTAGATTAGCTCAGATTAACTCTGTGTTGTTCATATAGCTCACAACTTGGCAATTAGTTATAACAAGTATTACATgatggaaaacattcaaaacatAATCAcaagtacatttttttttcttttcccttttaaaTAATCACAAGTACGTAGGAGAGACTTCAAGAAGTTAACCAAAAAACTATAAGTTACCCCTCCCTCTTCTTTTATCTTTATCTATTCTTTTGGGTGCTGGTGATGCTAAATATGTATGAATTCCTTGTCAATAAAAATATAGGGCAATTATCAAGTCATAAATGACTATtttgtgctatatttggatgatattttattttacttttagtcaCTTAGGCAATATTATAAGAAGAAAATGGTCAATATTTGCTAGAATTGGTTCTAAATCCAATCCAATGCTTAAATGAGATATTTGTCCCTTTTACTTGcacattttttgttattttcgtAGGAGTTGAAATGGACGTCATTTTGGACAAGAAATAGGCTTACAATATGATGATTGAAATCCTAAAGTTTCCAAGGATGATGAGTTTCAAAGGTAGTTCGAGTCGCTATAAGAAGAAAACGAAGAAACTGGTT
Protein-coding sequences here:
- the LOC113694599 gene encoding LOW QUALITY PROTEIN: transcription factor bHLH35 (The sequence of the model RefSeq protein was modified relative to this genomic sequence to represent the inferred CDS: deleted 1 base in 1 codon), translating into MDDIDVLCNDYWENMILQTEQLGRNFDESFSFYDSSSPDGAQSSAASKNIESERKRRKKLTETLHALRAVVPNISKMDKASIIKDAIGYIQELHNQERMIQAEISELESKRRIFPDFDQEISYNSKPKRSRFEQTCDSSESRSSPIEVLEFSVSHMGEKTIVVSLTCSKRTDTMVKICEVFESLNLKIITANIIAFSDRLLKTLFLEANEEEKDVKIKIQTAIAALNDPDCPMSK